One Gordonia sp. SID5947 genomic region harbors:
- a CDS encoding DUF3515 domain-containing protein encodes MEGAPADDVETRYGSGPRLSPALIATLVAIPVMVLIGFITFAALRPDDTTPIESYTTGESAPADCAKLIAALPQTFDGFGDKQVDGTTVRWPADGDGDAVTLRCGISRPSELSPTSNLQVINPVQWFITDTVDGSGQAYVCVDHRPYVAMWIPANAGNGPITDVSAVIERTLPRGPLDFG; translated from the coding sequence GTGGAGGGCGCACCGGCCGATGACGTCGAAACTCGATACGGCTCCGGCCCACGGCTGAGTCCCGCCCTGATCGCGACACTCGTCGCCATCCCGGTGATGGTTCTCATCGGTTTCATCACCTTCGCCGCACTGCGTCCCGACGACACCACACCGATCGAGTCCTATACGACCGGGGAATCCGCCCCGGCCGACTGTGCGAAACTGATCGCCGCGTTGCCGCAGACCTTCGACGGGTTCGGCGACAAGCAGGTCGACGGCACCACCGTGCGGTGGCCGGCAGACGGCGACGGGGACGCGGTCACCTTGCGGTGCGGCATATCCCGGCCCTCCGAGCTGTCCCCGACGAGCAACCTCCAGGTGATCAATCCGGTGCAGTGGTTCATCACCGACACCGTCGACGGCTCCGGGCAGGCCTACGTCTGTGTCGATCATCGCCCCTACGTGGCGATGTGGATTCCCGCCAACGCCGGGAACGGCCCCATCACAGACGTCTCGGCGGTCATCGAACGCACCCTGCCGCGTGGTCCGCTCGACTTCGGCTGA
- a CDS encoding NUDIX hydrolase: protein MSKTTKTVWAAGGVLWRPTRDGQAEVALVHRPDYDDWTLPKGKIDAGETLIATAAREIREETGQQARLGRHLRDVGYVLPNGNRKRVRYWAARALGGDFQAGDEVDELRWLDIATATEKLSYRLDRAILTEFTRLPADVHTLLLVRHARAGRRSRYKGDDRLRPLDRTGRHEARELAGLLEIFGAERLHAADRVRCEQTLAPLAHDLGVTTVPEPALSEEAYLSDPDRAHQRIREIASDTSAIHAVCSQGKVIPPMMRWWSDRDGITLPPKRNRKASVWVLSTRHGRLLAADHIDSPLPHTDIDVES, encoded by the coding sequence ATGTCGAAGACAACGAAGACAGTCTGGGCTGCCGGCGGCGTTCTCTGGCGCCCGACTCGCGACGGTCAGGCCGAGGTGGCGCTGGTTCACCGACCCGACTATGACGACTGGACCCTGCCGAAGGGCAAGATCGATGCCGGCGAGACATTGATCGCGACCGCGGCCCGCGAGATCCGTGAGGAGACGGGCCAGCAGGCCCGACTGGGTCGTCATCTGCGCGATGTCGGATATGTGCTGCCCAACGGCAACCGCAAGCGCGTGCGGTACTGGGCTGCCCGAGCCCTCGGCGGCGATTTCCAGGCCGGTGACGAGGTCGATGAGCTCCGCTGGCTCGACATCGCCACCGCCACCGAGAAATTGAGCTATCGCCTCGACCGCGCGATTCTGACCGAATTCACCCGGCTTCCCGCCGACGTCCACACTCTGCTCCTGGTACGCCATGCGCGCGCCGGCCGGAGGTCTCGCTACAAGGGCGACGATCGTCTCCGTCCGCTGGATCGCACGGGCCGTCACGAAGCACGCGAATTGGCCGGTCTGCTCGAGATCTTCGGCGCCGAGCGCCTGCACGCGGCCGATCGGGTCCGATGCGAACAGACGCTCGCCCCGCTCGCCCACGATCTCGGTGTCACGACCGTGCCCGAGCCTGCACTGTCCGAAGAGGCCTACCTGTCGGATCCGGACCGGGCCCACCAACGCATCCGGGAGATCGCGTCGGACACCTCGGCCATCCACGCGGTGTGCAGTCAGGGCAAGGTCATCCCACCGATGATGCGGTGGTGGTCAGATCGGGATGGCATCACCCTGCCGCCCAAACGTAATCGCAAGGCGAGCGTCTGGGTCCTGTCGACTCGTCACGGACGGCTCCTCGCGGCCGACCACATCGACAGTCCCCTGCCACACACCGACATCGACGTCGAATCCTGA
- a CDS encoding Lrp/AsnC ligand binding domain-containing protein: MGVVQAYILIQTEVGRAALAAATIAEIAGVASSEEVSGPYDVIVRVDAADASHLTDDVVPQIQKVDGITRTLTCPVVQSPR; this comes from the coding sequence ATGGGCGTGGTTCAGGCATACATTCTGATCCAGACCGAGGTCGGACGAGCCGCACTTGCCGCGGCGACGATTGCGGAGATCGCCGGCGTCGCCTCCTCCGAGGAGGTCAGTGGGCCCTACGACGTCATCGTCCGTGTGGACGCGGCCGACGCCTCACACCTCACCGACGACGTCGTGCCGCAGATCCAGAAGGTGGATGGCATCACGCGCACTCTCACCTGTCCGGTGGTTCAGAGCCCCCGCTGA
- a CDS encoding HU family DNA-binding protein: MNKAELIDELTKKLDADRKTATAAVELMVDTIVRAVNKGESVTITGFGVFEKRRRAPRVARNPRTGETVKVRATSVPAFRPGAQFKAVVAGKQKLAASGPAVKRGSTAAAPAKKTAAKKATPAKKTAAKKAPAKKAAPAKKTAAKKAPAKKTAAKKAPAKKTAAKKAPAKKTAAKKAPAKKTAAKKAPAKKATRR; this comes from the coding sequence ATGAACAAGGCAGAGCTCATCGATGAGCTGACCAAGAAGCTGGATGCGGATCGCAAGACTGCGACTGCCGCTGTCGAGCTGATGGTCGACACGATCGTGCGCGCGGTGAACAAAGGTGAGAGTGTCACCATCACCGGCTTCGGCGTGTTCGAGAAGCGGAGGCGCGCCCCGCGCGTCGCCCGCAACCCGCGTACCGGCGAGACCGTGAAGGTGCGCGCCACTTCGGTTCCCGCGTTCCGTCCGGGAGCGCAGTTCAAGGCTGTGGTCGCGGGTAAGCAGAAGCTCGCCGCGTCCGGCCCGGCGGTGAAGCGTGGCAGCACCGCGGCTGCGCCGGCCAAGAAGACCGCGGCCAAGAAGGCCACCCCGGCCAAGAAGACCGCGGCCAAGAAGGCTCCCGCCAAGAAGGCGGCGCCTGCGAAGAAGACCGCGGCCAAAAAGGCTCCGGCCAAGAAGACCGCAGCCAAGAAGGCTCCGGCCAAGAAGACCGCAGCCAAGAAGGCTCCGGCCAAGAAGACCGCGGCCAAGAAGGCTCCGGCCAAGAAGACCGCGGCCAAGAAGGCTCCGGCCAAGAAGGCCACACGACGCTGA
- a CDS encoding RNA degradosome polyphosphate kinase, which translates to MSPADDIATQPITSIPGAPPAATLLPDESADLPDDRYLNRELSWLDFNSRVLALAEDVSMPLLERAKFLAIFSSNLDEFFMVRVAGLKRRDETGLSVRSADGLSPREQLLRIAGRTQTIADRHARVFLDSVRPNLAENDIHVVTWADLGEDEKARLVDHFHEDVFPVLTPLAVDPAHPFPYISGLSLNLAVTVKDRAEGGEHFARVKVPDNVNRFVRVDRLMRRGAGSSKDSDQRAVFLPLETLIAANLEHLFPGMEIVEHHVFRITRNADFEVEEDRDEDLLQALERELARRRFGSPVRLEVADDMSEHMLELLLRELDVNPADVIQVPGLLDLSCLFEIHGLDRPHLKDRPFVPATHPAFGERETPKSVFSTLREGDVLVHHPYDSFSTSVQRFIEQAAADPQVLAIKQTLYRTSGDSPIVNALIDAAEAGKQVVALVEIKARFDEQANIKWARQLEQAGVHVVYGLVGLKTHCKTCLVVRREGSVIRRYCHIGTGNYNPKTARLYEDVGLFTAAPDIGADLTDLFNTLTGYSRKMEYRNILVAPHGIRSGIIARIEGEIERHRQGDTRALIQLKANALVDEQVIDALYRASQSGVPVEIVVRGICALRPGMPGISDNIVVRSILGQFLEHSRILYFGAQNEYWIGSADMMHRNLDRRVEVMVQVRDERLTSELGDMFASALDPRTRCWVLHSDGSWVASPAEGEEVRDHQRQMIRRNRRRPDPNP; encoded by the coding sequence GTGAGCCCCGCCGACGACATCGCCACCCAACCGATCACGTCCATCCCCGGTGCGCCCCCGGCCGCGACGTTGCTTCCCGACGAGTCCGCGGACCTGCCCGACGATCGCTACCTCAATCGCGAACTGAGCTGGCTCGATTTCAACTCGCGGGTGCTCGCACTGGCCGAGGACGTCTCGATGCCGTTGCTCGAACGGGCCAAATTCCTCGCGATCTTCTCGTCCAATCTGGACGAATTCTTCATGGTGCGCGTCGCCGGGCTCAAACGTCGCGACGAGACCGGCCTTTCGGTGCGTTCCGCCGACGGTCTGTCCCCGCGCGAACAGCTGCTGCGGATCGCGGGCCGAACGCAGACCATCGCCGACCGGCACGCGCGCGTGTTTCTCGACTCGGTTCGACCGAACCTCGCGGAAAACGACATCCACGTCGTCACGTGGGCGGACCTCGGTGAGGACGAGAAGGCTCGTCTGGTCGACCATTTCCACGAGGACGTGTTCCCCGTCCTCACTCCGCTGGCCGTCGACCCGGCGCACCCGTTCCCCTACATCAGCGGGTTGTCGCTCAACCTGGCGGTGACGGTGAAAGATCGTGCCGAGGGCGGCGAACACTTTGCACGTGTCAAGGTGCCCGACAACGTCAATCGCTTCGTCCGGGTCGACCGACTGATGCGGCGGGGGGCCGGTTCGTCGAAGGACTCCGACCAGCGCGCCGTCTTCCTGCCGTTGGAGACGTTGATCGCCGCCAACCTGGAGCACCTCTTCCCCGGCATGGAAATCGTTGAACACCACGTCTTCCGGATCACCCGCAACGCCGACTTCGAGGTCGAAGAGGACCGGGACGAGGACCTCCTCCAGGCCCTCGAGCGAGAGCTCGCACGTCGACGCTTCGGCTCTCCCGTGCGGCTCGAGGTCGCCGACGACATGAGCGAGCACATGCTCGAACTCCTGCTGCGCGAACTCGATGTGAATCCCGCCGATGTCATCCAGGTGCCCGGTCTCCTCGACCTGTCGTGTCTGTTCGAGATCCACGGTCTCGACCGGCCGCATCTCAAGGACCGTCCGTTCGTCCCGGCCACCCATCCGGCCTTCGGCGAGCGCGAGACACCCAAGAGCGTGTTCTCGACGCTGCGCGAGGGCGACGTCCTCGTCCATCACCCCTACGATTCGTTCTCGACGAGTGTGCAGCGATTCATCGAGCAGGCCGCCGCGGACCCGCAGGTACTGGCGATCAAGCAGACCCTGTATCGCACTTCGGGAGATTCGCCGATCGTCAACGCGCTGATCGACGCGGCCGAGGCGGGCAAGCAGGTCGTGGCACTGGTGGAGATCAAGGCGCGCTTCGACGAACAGGCGAACATCAAGTGGGCCAGGCAGCTCGAGCAGGCGGGTGTACACGTCGTCTACGGCCTCGTCGGGCTGAAGACGCATTGCAAGACGTGTCTGGTGGTCCGTCGCGAGGGCTCGGTGATCCGTCGCTACTGCCATATCGGAACCGGCAACTACAACCCGAAGACCGCCCGGCTGTACGAAGACGTGGGTTTGTTCACGGCCGCACCCGACATCGGCGCCGACCTCACCGACCTCTTCAACACGCTGACCGGTTATTCACGAAAGATGGAGTACCGCAACATCCTGGTGGCCCCCCACGGCATCCGTTCGGGGATCATCGCCCGGATCGAGGGCGAGATCGAACGCCATCGGCAAGGTGACACGCGCGCGCTGATCCAACTCAAGGCCAACGCATTGGTCGACGAGCAGGTCATCGACGCGTTGTATCGCGCATCGCAGAGCGGCGTCCCGGTCGAGATCGTGGTGCGCGGCATCTGTGCGCTCCGCCCCGGAATGCCGGGGATCAGCGACAACATAGTGGTGCGCTCCATTCTGGGGCAATTTCTCGAGCATTCACGAATCCTCTATTTCGGCGCTCAGAACGAATACTGGATCGGCAGCGCCGACATGATGCATCGCAATCTCGATCGCCGTGTCGAGGTGATGGTCCAGGTCCGAGACGAGCGCCTCACCTCCGAACTCGGCGACATGTTCGCCTCTGCACTCGATCCCCGCACGCGGTGCTGGGTGCTGCACTCGGACGGTAGTTGGGTGGCGTCACCGGCCGAAGGCGAAGAGGTCCGCGATCACCAACGTCAGATGATCCGACGCAATCGTCGCCGGCCGGACCCGAATCCGTAA
- the cofC gene encoding 2-phospho-L-lactate guanylyltransferase — MDTPSHPDPGGRDLGDVVAVMAVKRLEQAKTRLAAGRQPGQGPLHRALVLAMLTDTVETVSAAGITRIVVISPDDAVLAAAGAAGAVGVREPSESLSTGVSRLNLAFAHAASAVRDRWPAAGRVMFIQADLPAARAGSLRELIASAATHPHAVLTDRDGTGTTILLRATSVTEPPRFGPDSAVAHRSSGAVELDPHHERWPDLRTDVDTADDLEAARSLGLGPRTTAALEDRALHAEDTVPVGNGN; from the coding sequence ATGGACACGCCATCGCACCCGGATCCGGGCGGTCGTGACCTGGGTGATGTCGTCGCGGTGATGGCCGTCAAACGCCTCGAGCAGGCCAAGACCCGGCTGGCCGCCGGCCGGCAGCCAGGTCAGGGCCCTCTGCACCGTGCCCTCGTGCTGGCCATGCTGACCGACACCGTGGAGACCGTCAGCGCCGCAGGCATCACGCGCATCGTCGTGATCAGCCCCGACGATGCCGTGTTGGCCGCGGCGGGTGCTGCCGGTGCCGTCGGGGTCCGCGAACCGTCCGAGTCCCTGTCGACCGGCGTCTCGCGCCTGAATCTCGCGTTCGCCCATGCCGCGTCGGCGGTGCGCGATCGTTGGCCGGCCGCCGGACGGGTCATGTTCATCCAGGCCGACCTGCCCGCGGCGAGAGCCGGAAGCCTGCGGGAACTGATCGCCAGTGCCGCAACCCACCCCCACGCGGTGCTCACCGATCGCGACGGCACCGGCACCACGATTCTCCTGCGCGCCACATCTGTCACCGAGCCGCCCCGATTCGGCCCGGATTCCGCTGTGGCACACCGCTCATCCGGTGCGGTCGAGCTCGACCCACACCACGAACGGTGGCCCGACCTACGGACCGACGTCGACACTGCCGACGACCTGGAGGCGGCGAGATCCCTGGGGCTCGGCCCGCGCACCACGGCAGCCCTGGAGGACCGGGCACTTCACGCCGAAGACACCGTTCCCGTCGGGAACGGCAACTGA
- the leuD gene encoding 3-isopropylmalate dehydratase small subunit, whose protein sequence is MEPINNHTGIGVPLRRSNVDTDQIIPAVYLKRVTRTGFEDGLFAGWRSDPDFILNNEPWSRGSILVAGPDFGTGSSREHAVWALSDFGFRVVISSRFADIFRGNAGKAGLVAAQVEQSDVELLWKRLEEQPGLELTVSLADRTVTAGDLVVPLAIDDYTRWRLMEGLDDIGLTLRQVEAISEFETSRPHFKPVTLDS, encoded by the coding sequence ATGGAACCCATCAACAATCACACCGGGATCGGTGTGCCGCTGCGCCGTAGCAACGTCGACACCGACCAGATCATCCCAGCCGTCTACCTGAAGCGGGTGACCCGCACAGGTTTTGAGGACGGTCTCTTCGCCGGGTGGCGGTCCGACCCGGACTTCATCCTCAACAACGAGCCGTGGAGCCGGGGCTCGATTCTGGTAGCCGGTCCCGATTTCGGCACCGGATCGTCACGCGAGCATGCGGTCTGGGCTCTGTCGGACTTCGGCTTTCGGGTCGTGATCTCGTCGCGTTTCGCAGACATCTTCCGCGGCAACGCCGGCAAGGCAGGCCTCGTGGCGGCCCAGGTGGAGCAATCGGACGTCGAACTCCTGTGGAAGCGACTCGAGGAACAGCCGGGACTGGAACTGACGGTCAGTCTTGCCGATCGGACGGTCACCGCAGGAGACCTTGTGGTGCCGTTGGCAATTGATGACTACACGAGGTGGCGTCTCATGGAGGGTCTGGACGACATCGGCCTGACGTTACGCCAGGTAGAGGCGATTTCTGAGTTCGAGACCTCGCGTCCTCACTTCAAGCCGGTCACGCTCGACAGCTGA
- a CDS encoding NAD(P)H-dependent glycerol-3-phosphate dehydrogenase, whose translation MRAVVMGAGSWGTATAKVLVDAGTDTTIWARRPELAERINDDHTNADYLPGITLPDQLFATSSVAEALSGADVVVCAVPSQSLRTNLTEWLPYVTPQTTYVSLAKGVETSTLLRMSEVISEVSEVPSGQVAVLSGPNLAREVAEGQPAATVIACTDEQRARDLQHSFNTGYFRPYTNTDVVGCEIGGAVKNVIALACGMASGVGFGQNTLATIITRGLAETIRLGVAVGAQIETLAGLAGIGDLVATCSSPLSRNRTFGARLGEGLSLAEAQEATHGQVAEGVKSCSSVRALADKFDVEMPLTDAVHQVCHGGLSVADAISSLLGRSTKPEIYD comes from the coding sequence GTGCGTGCGGTGGTGATGGGTGCCGGGTCGTGGGGGACGGCCACGGCGAAGGTACTGGTCGATGCGGGTACGGACACGACGATCTGGGCCCGGCGCCCCGAGTTGGCCGAACGGATCAACGACGATCACACGAATGCCGACTACCTGCCCGGGATCACCCTGCCCGATCAGCTGTTCGCGACGAGTTCGGTCGCCGAGGCGCTGTCGGGTGCCGATGTGGTGGTGTGTGCCGTGCCGTCCCAGTCGCTGCGTACCAACCTGACGGAATGGCTGCCGTACGTGACCCCGCAGACCACCTATGTCTCGCTCGCCAAAGGGGTGGAGACGAGCACCCTGCTGCGGATGAGTGAGGTGATCTCCGAGGTCTCCGAAGTTCCGTCGGGGCAGGTGGCCGTGCTGTCGGGGCCCAATCTGGCGCGCGAGGTGGCCGAGGGCCAGCCCGCTGCCACCGTCATCGCGTGCACCGACGAACAGCGCGCTCGGGATCTGCAGCACTCGTTCAACACCGGGTACTTCCGCCCGTACACCAACACCGATGTCGTGGGCTGCGAGATCGGTGGGGCGGTGAAGAACGTCATCGCGCTGGCATGCGGGATGGCGAGCGGGGTCGGGTTCGGCCAGAACACGCTGGCCACCATCATCACCCGCGGTCTCGCGGAGACGATTCGCCTCGGCGTCGCCGTCGGCGCACAGATCGAGACGCTCGCCGGACTCGCGGGAATCGGCGATCTGGTCGCCACGTGCTCGTCCCCGCTGTCGCGCAACCGAACATTCGGTGCACGGCTCGGTGAGGGCCTCTCACTCGCAGAAGCGCAGGAGGCCACCCACGGTCAGGTCGCCGAAGGGGTCAAGTCGTGTAGCTCGGTGCGCGCCCTCGCCGACAAGTTCGATGTCGAGATGCCACTGACCGATGCCGTCCATCAGGTGTGTCACGGCGGGCTCTCGGTCGCGGACGCCATCAGCTCCCTGCTCGGCCGGAGCACCAAACCTGAGATCTACGACTGA